The genomic region GGTAATTGTTCGTTTCTTCAACGTCATCCGTACCGGCAAAACGTTGGCGGATGATCGGATCCACCATTTGGCCAATGATCCGCTCCAATTGGCTAAACGTTGCTCTTTCTTCTGGATTGTGCTTCCAGCAATCGGCCATGATGTTCCCAATTGCTTCAGGTGCTTGTTCCGGTGTCTCCATACGATCGCCACGTTGCAAGTAACGAATCAAATCCGCCAATTCGTTCACCTCTGCCCCATAAAAATGTTTACATTAACCCTTTAATGTTTAAGGTTTAAATGATTAAGAGTGAACGAATTGATACCTGGATAAGGTTGTTTACTGAGGGAAAACAATTCCCAGATGGTAACACCGAAGGACCAGACATCGGACTGGGAAGAAAAGACTCGATCGATCAACGATTCAATGGCCATCCACTTAACTGGAAGAGCCTCCTGTCCTTGTTTCTGGTAGTTGCAATTCTTATAAACTTGACGAGATAATCCGAAATCGGCTATTTTCACCACGTTGTCATCGGCCAGAAGAACATTACGAGCCGCTAAATCCCCATGCAACACCTTTTACAGATTATCACATAAATATTCTTATTTTATAAAATCCCCTTTTGTATATTTAACAATAAAAACCTTTCGTTTAGTCAGATAGTTCATTCCACAAGCGATTTGATACGACCATTCAATCAAATCGTGAGTGCATACGACAGGGCTGCgagatgtttcttttttcgtgctATTGGGTAACCAATAGCGAGCCTTAGAATCTGCATTATTATCACTAGAAGCTGGATCAGCTGAAGTCCCGTTGGGAATATTCTCGCCAGGTAATCCCAAGTCCATGTTGTGAATATTTTGGACCAATTGAGGGATGAACTGTGACCCTGCTTTCCTgcaattattttttgaatatcaAAGCAACGTTTCTATTTATCTTTTGTTGAGTGATTACCGTTGACAGTGAGGTGAGGGTTCATGTTCATGCAATTCGCTTACAAAATGGCGCCGATTGGTCATCAAAAAGTCTTGCAAATTGCCGTAGGCGCAAAATTCCACTATGACCATCAGCTCGCCTTTGATCAGATTTTTGGTACAGGCACCCAGGAGACTCACAACATTCATATGAAATCCCAGATGGATCAGGATTTTGAGCTCTGATGCCAGCGAAGTCAGCCCTGTATTGTCCAGTTGGGATTTGACCATTTTGACAGCCACGTTCGTATTGCCTGGACCCATGCCAACAGCTTTCGCTTGAACCACCCGACCGAATTGGCCAGCACCTAATTGCTTCCCTGTTTTCAGTAAACTACTTGTAGAATAATTGCCTTTTCACCTATTTTTAAATGGATTACCAAGGACGAGATGATTAGCAGGAAATTCGTATTTGTTGTCGTAAGGTAAAAGATCCAGTTGTTCTTCCAGTGGTGAATTAGGATTAATCCTTTCCAAATTGCCTTCGAGCAACTTTAAACGATTGTTGATCAATTCCTGATAGAGTTGCTGTTTCCAATCGAAATTAATTGATTAAAAAGCTACGAATAAAATGATAAACTATATATGTTTAACTACCTTTTGTTTGTACGAGGTTTTGATGAAAAAGACAACTGCGATGATGGCAGCAATAATGATGGCCACAACGATGGCGATTGCAGCGATGATTCCTCCGTGCAGGCCGTGCACTGTAACGTGAAAATACTTTTCTCTCGATCCTTTCCAATTGCTGAATCTGCATATGTACGTCGCGTCGGCACTGGCGTAATAAATGACGAGGACGCTGTTACGTCCATCCTCAGTTGTGTTTATGTCGTGATATTTGGTCCGCCCGTCATCAGAGATTTCTTCCAATGGTTTGTTTTCCTGCAAAGTCAAGGGATAAATgaaacttttgtttctttgagaTTCAATGAATAAATCATACAATCCTCATGAACCATTGGACTTTAGGCTTAGGAAATGCGGCAGTGTCTCCACATTCGAGCGACGTTTCGTATCCCCGTTGAACGTCTTTTTGTTCGTCCTCCggtgattttaaatttggtgCCTTTGAACCTAATGTACATTTACTTAATACATAAACCGACACAATATTGGATCTGTCACTAGTGCATACTCAACACATCGACCGTGGTATTGCTGACTGGAATGTTCAAATTGTTGGCGTCGTAGCATTGGTAAATGCCTGAAGCTTCCATCGGAATGTTGAGCCAAGAAAGTCGATGGACTTGGAACGTGCCTAAAGGTGGTGGATATTCCTGGTCACTGGTTTCGTTCTCGAATGGCGTCAAATAACCTATCCCCTCTatgtaaatggaaaaattggGATGCGCGAGTAGTGTCATCTAGCGGTGAAAATAAACGAAACTTCAAATTTGGAGAGACAGGCCGAACCTGCGGGAAGGTGAGTAGCATTGATTTCCATCAATGAATGAATCGTTTGATTAGGTTTCAGTGTAGCAGGTAACCAACGCCAGGCTAGATCCATTGCGTCTTTGTTTTTACTCCGACATGTTAAAGTAACACGATCTCCTTCAACGATTGGAGTTGATGCGTCGGTATTCTTTAATACTTGTACCCCTGCGTATGTGAACAACTAACATTAATCCAAAGTTTTTCCTTTAGATTTGCTTAATATACCTTGAAtcttaattttgaatttggcaGATgtacttttcttgtttgaatgAGGCCATGTGGCCTCGCACTGATGTTGACCTTTCATCTCCCATGAATCGACGACTTTGATCCTGAATCCTTCAAAAGGATCATAGGTCCAAT from Daphnia carinata strain CSIRO-1 chromosome 6, CSIRO_AGI_Dcar_HiC_V3, whole genome shotgun sequence harbors:
- the LOC130694048 gene encoding vascular endothelial growth factor receptor 1-like, encoding MFPQFHSVHFIILLGICRPLLGVYVRPLARQIPLGNPLEIICRAEHKVGLPVLIQWRWIANGAIIDLQHARLPPGAVEIFTSVEDSATRSMSYVVSRIRWKSVPAEATGIYQCRDANNARHPTSNTTLSVSTVNDVADGFHGMRRSPAAESAIQHIFRAGSAFNLSCEGDEFGQVEWLGPHRVDEDSYYVREMVIPPKYRWSKSVEFNDYSSTSILTVKDASYLDTGYYTCHNKDDYNDIRYRQFVYVEDPEKLILPPALQPVGPNKDLRVIGHYSETNVKVGCGPTHPSVNVILKKFDDDIKVIASSSDPNDPNSDWTYDPFEGFRIKVVDSWEMKGQHQCEATWPHSNKKSTSAKFKIKIQGVQVLKNTDASTPIVEGDRVTLTCRSKNKDAMDLAWRWLPATLKPNQTIHSLMEINATHLPAEGIGYLTPFENETSDQEYPPPLGTFQVHRLSWLNIPMEASGIYQCYDANNLNIPVSNTTVDVLSSKAPNLKSPEDEQKDVQRGYETSLECGDTAAFPKPKVQWFMRIENKPLEEISDDGRTKYHDINTTEDGRNSVLVIYYASADATYICRFSNWKGSREKYFHVTVHGLHGGIIAAIAIVVAIIIAAIIAVVFFIKTSYKQKQLYQELINNRLKLLEGNLERINPNSPLEEQLDLLPYDNKYEFPANHLVLGKQLGAGQFGRVVQAKAVGMGPGNTNVAVKMVKSQLDNTGLTSLASELKILIHLGFHMNVVSLLGACTKNLIKGELMVIVEFCAYGNLQDFLMTNRRHFVSELHEHEPSPHCQRKAGSQFIPQLVQNIHNMDLGLPGENIPNGTSADPASSDNNADSKARYWLPNSTKKETSRSPVVCTHDLIEWSYQIACGMNYLTKRKVLHGDLAARNVLLADDNVVKIADFGLSRQVYKNCNYQKQGQEALPVKWMAIESLIDRVFSSQSDVWSFGVTIWELFSLSKQPYPEVNELADLIRYLQRGDRMETPEQAPEAIGNIMADCWKHNPEERATFSQLERIIGQMVDPIIRQRFAGTDDVEETNNYLQMNTEIDPTSTSDTMPDYLKMTSTEGQATTAVSPPRSHPPKLYPQLSLTNYVNTSTEINTPPHTAFVKKDSNTVGGGHPPLSPTESLADSNYLAMLPTAPM